One Anaerobranca gottschalkii DSM 13577 genomic window carries:
- a CDS encoding alpha/beta hydrolase produces MGVKISYPVLYMHDGQNLFFPEESSFNMAWEVGKTLDELYSKGDNRGIIVVAIDNNQEGFKRFDEYSPWEVTCLKEFKNWTTKDKIGGEGVGYGAFIAETLKPMIDKKYRTLSERKYTAISGSSMGAIISLYIGIKYNSVFSRIGAFSPAIWAVKKELYSFLEGENLEDTLIYLDIGKNERSNKDKKDFEEIYVKDAIELHEYLQKRIGNNKLKFVLDENGYHNELSWGIRFPEFIKWIF; encoded by the coding sequence ATGGGGGTAAAGATCTCCTACCCAGTTTTATATATGCATGATGGTCAAAACTTATTTTTCCCAGAAGAGTCGTCATTTAATATGGCATGGGAAGTGGGAAAAACCTTAGATGAACTCTATAGTAAGGGAGATAATAGGGGAATTATTGTAGTGGCTATCGACAATAATCAAGAAGGTTTTAAAAGGTTTGACGAGTATTCCCCTTGGGAAGTAACCTGTTTAAAAGAATTTAAAAACTGGACAACTAAGGATAAAATAGGGGGAGAAGGTGTAGGGTATGGAGCATTTATCGCTGAAACTTTAAAACCAATGATCGATAAAAAATATCGGACTTTATCAGAAAGAAAATATACTGCTATTTCGGGAAGTTCTATGGGAGCAATAATCTCTTTATATATCGGTATTAAATATAACAGTGTTTTTTCTAGAATTGGAGCCTTTTCACCTGCTATTTGGGCAGTAAAAAAAGAGCTATATTCCTTTTTAGAGGGGGAGAATCTAGAAGATACCCTGATATATTTAGACATTGGTAAAAATGAAAGGAGCAATAAAGATAAGAAGGATTTTGAAGAAATTTATGTAAAAGATGCAATTGAGTTACATGAATATCTACAAAAAAGAATAGGAAATAATAAACTAAAATTTGTTTTAGATGAAAATGGATACCATAATGAACTGAGTTGGGGTATTCGTTTTCCAGAATTCATAAAATGGATTTTTTAA
- a CDS encoding M3 family oligoendopeptidase has protein sequence MKFSQFEYVRPDLTGVEKEFKELLQAFEGATTFEEQDRVMKEINRLRSEVESMQQIVYIRHTIDTNDEFYKGEMDYFDEVGPLYEGMISEYYKALVDSKFRTELEKKWGSQLFAIAETTLKTFKPEIIEDLQQENKLTTEYTKLLASAKIFFEGEERNLAQLGPFLQSKDREIRKKANEAKYNFFRENEAKFDEIYDKLVKVRTQIAKKLGYENFIPLAYARLNRTDYNPEMVANFRKQVEKYIVPVASKLKERQKERIGVEELKYYDDAFSFKTGNPTPKGDPQWIIENGKKMYEELSPETHEFFGFMVENELMDLLSKKGKASGGYCTYISKYKSPFIFANFNGTAGDIDVLTHEAGHAFQVYQSRGYEVPEYGFPTLEACEIHSMSMEFFTWPWMDLFFKEDTEKYKFSHLSEGLLFIPYGVTVDEFQHFIYENPDITPEERKRAWREIEKKYLPHRNYDENDYLERGGFWYQQGHIFKNPFYYIDYTLAQICAFQFWKKAKTDREGAWQDYLTLCKAGGSMSFVKLVELANLKSPFEEGCVKWVIDDIEAWLNSVDDKKL, from the coding sequence ATGAAATTTAGTCAGTTTGAGTATGTAAGGCCCGATTTAACCGGAGTAGAAAAAGAGTTTAAAGAACTTCTACAAGCCTTTGAAGGTGCTACAACCTTTGAAGAACAAGACAGGGTTATGAAAGAAATAAACCGGTTGAGAAGTGAAGTAGAGTCGATGCAACAAATAGTTTATATTCGCCACACAATCGATACCAATGACGAGTTTTATAAAGGAGAAATGGATTATTTCGATGAAGTCGGACCATTGTATGAAGGAATGATTAGTGAATATTACAAAGCTTTAGTAGACTCAAAGTTTAGAACTGAATTAGAAAAAAAATGGGGCTCACAACTTTTTGCCATTGCAGAAACGACACTAAAAACCTTTAAACCAGAGATTATAGAAGATTTACAACAAGAGAATAAATTGACAACAGAGTATACAAAATTATTGGCTTCAGCAAAGATATTTTTTGAAGGTGAAGAAAGAAACTTAGCTCAATTAGGACCTTTTTTACAATCAAAGGATAGAGAAATCCGGAAAAAGGCCAATGAAGCAAAATACAATTTCTTTAGAGAAAATGAGGCTAAGTTTGATGAAATTTATGATAAGTTAGTAAAAGTAAGGACCCAAATAGCTAAAAAATTAGGTTATGAAAACTTTATTCCCTTAGCCTATGCCCGTTTAAATAGAACCGATTACAATCCAGAGATGGTGGCAAATTTCCGAAAACAAGTAGAAAAGTACATAGTTCCAGTTGCTAGTAAACTAAAGGAAAGGCAAAAAGAGAGAATAGGGGTAGAAGAGCTAAAATACTATGACGATGCCTTTAGTTTTAAAACAGGAAATCCAACCCCTAAAGGTGACCCCCAATGGATTATAGAAAATGGTAAAAAAATGTATGAAGAATTATCTCCAGAAACCCATGAGTTCTTCGGGTTTATGGTGGAAAATGAGTTAATGGATCTACTAAGTAAAAAAGGGAAGGCATCGGGAGGTTATTGTACCTATATCAGCAAATATAAATCACCATTCATATTTGCCAACTTTAACGGTACAGCAGGGGATATTGATGTCCTAACCCATGAAGCAGGTCACGCCTTTCAAGTTTACCAAAGTAGAGGGTATGAAGTTCCCGAATACGGTTTCCCTACATTAGAAGCCTGTGAAATCCATTCAATGAGTATGGAATTTTTCACTTGGCCATGGATGGACTTATTCTTTAAAGAAGACACAGAAAAATATAAATTCTCCCATTTAAGTGAAGGATTATTGTTTATCCCCTATGGTGTAACGGTAGATGAGTTCCAACATTTTATTTATGAAAATCCAGATATCACCCCTGAAGAGAGGAAAAGGGCGTGGAGGGAAATTGAGAAAAAATACCTGCCCCACAGAAATTACGATGAAAATGATTATTTAGAGAGGGGTGGCTTCTGGTATCAACAAGGCCATATCTTTAAAAATCCCTTCTACTACATTGATTACACCTTAGCTCAAATCTGTGCTTTCCAATTTTGGAAAAAGGCTAAAACTGATAGGGAAGGTGCTTGGCAGGATTACTTGACATTGTGTAAAGCCGGTGGAAGTATGTCCTTTGTAAAACTTGTGGAATTAGCTAATCTAAAATCACCCTTTGAAGAAGGTTGTGTAAAATGGGTAATCGATGATATAGAAGCTTGGCTAAATTCCGTTGATGACAAAAAACTGTAA
- a CDS encoding type I restriction endonuclease subunit R — translation MSIYNIVASTDESTVVSEYFADYRVRSKKYQSEAELENEFINLLSSQGYEYLKINNETELIQNLRKQLEKLNDFTFTDNEWKRFFSESLANPNEGIIEKTRKIQDDHIQILKRDDGTTKNIYLIDKKNIHNNSLQVINQYEESGGTHKTRYDVTILVNGFPIVHVELKRRGVAIREAFNQINRYQRDSFWASSGLFEYIHIFVISNGTHTKYYSNTTRNAHIKEQRAAERKKSKKTSNSFEFTSFWADANNKIIPDLIDFTKTFFAKHTLLNILTKYCVFTTENLLLVMRPYQIAATERILSRIAIATNYKKMGTISAGGYIWHTTGSGKTLTSFKTAQLASSLSYIDKVLFIVDRKDLDYQTMKEYDRFEKGAANGNTSTKILQKQLEDPNVRIIITTIQKLDRFISKNKEHPIYKKNVVLIFDECHRSQFGEMHNKIIKSFKKYYIFGFTGTPIFPVNASSSSKNPLKKTTEQVFGDKLHTYTIVDAINDGNVLPFRIDFINTIKEKDNINDTKVRSIDIERALLAPERIKEVTTYILDHFDQKTKRNSFYSLKGQRIAGFNSIFAVDSIPMAMKYYTEFKRQLKERNRDLIVATIFSFSPNEDDPEDIFPDEEFETDKLDSSAREFLESVISDYNKIFNTNFDTSADKFQNYYKDLSQRVKNREVDLLIVVNMFLTGFDATTLNTLWVDKNLKYHGLIQAFSRTNRILNSVKTYGNIVCFRDLKQATDDAIALFGDKNAGGVVLLKTFNDYYNGYDENGKYYPGYTELIARLQKDYPLGKAIIGEEAQKEFIKLFGSILRIRNILTAFDDFEGKEILNERDFQDYQSVYIDLYQVFRKDERANKENINDDIEFEIELIKQIEVNIDYILMLVAKYYESNCTDKNILVSIDKAVNSSIELRSKKELIDKFINTINLTTNIDDDWRKFILNQKEIDLENIIKEERLKPDETRKFIEGSFRDGILKTTGTSIDKILPPISRFGNNNRLAKKQFVIEKLISFFDKYFGLV, via the coding sequence ATGAGCATATATAATATAGTAGCAAGTACCGATGAATCTACTGTTGTTTCTGAGTATTTTGCTGATTATCGAGTACGTTCAAAAAAATATCAAAGCGAAGCAGAACTTGAAAATGAATTTATTAACCTATTATCTTCTCAGGGATATGAATATCTTAAAATTAATAATGAAACTGAATTAATTCAAAACCTGAGAAAACAACTGGAAAAGTTAAATGATTTTACTTTCACCGATAACGAATGGAAAAGATTTTTTTCAGAATCTTTAGCTAATCCCAATGAAGGTATTATAGAAAAAACTAGAAAGATTCAAGATGACCATATACAAATACTAAAAAGAGATGATGGAACAACTAAAAACATATACCTTATAGACAAAAAAAATATTCATAACAATTCTTTACAAGTAATAAATCAATATGAAGAATCAGGTGGTACCCATAAAACCCGTTATGATGTTACTATTTTGGTAAATGGTTTTCCTATTGTCCATGTGGAACTAAAGCGAAGAGGTGTTGCAATAAGGGAAGCTTTTAACCAAATTAATCGCTATCAACGGGATAGTTTCTGGGCATCTTCTGGTTTATTTGAATATATTCATATCTTCGTAATTTCAAATGGCACCCATACCAAATATTACAGTAATACAACCCGTAATGCCCATATAAAAGAGCAAAGGGCAGCTGAAAGGAAAAAGAGTAAAAAAACAAGTAACAGCTTCGAATTTACAAGCTTTTGGGCTGATGCTAATAATAAAATTATTCCTGACCTAATTGATTTTACTAAAACATTTTTTGCTAAACACACCCTTTTAAACATATTAACAAAATATTGTGTTTTCACTACAGAAAACCTTTTATTAGTTATGCGTCCTTATCAAATAGCAGCAACAGAACGAATTTTATCTCGGATAGCAATAGCAACAAATTATAAGAAGATGGGAACTATATCGGCAGGAGGATATATTTGGCATACCACAGGTTCTGGTAAAACACTAACCAGTTTCAAAACAGCCCAATTGGCAAGTTCCTTAAGCTATATTGATAAAGTACTATTTATTGTAGACCGCAAAGACCTTGATTACCAAACAATGAAGGAATATGACCGTTTTGAAAAAGGAGCTGCCAATGGCAATACTTCTACCAAAATTCTTCAAAAACAATTAGAAGATCCTAATGTCAGAATTATAATAACAACTATCCAAAAATTAGATAGATTTATATCAAAAAACAAAGAACATCCCATTTATAAAAAAAATGTAGTTTTAATATTTGATGAATGTCACCGTTCTCAATTTGGAGAGATGCATAATAAAATTATAAAATCCTTTAAAAAATACTATATTTTTGGATTTACTGGAACCCCTATTTTCCCTGTAAATGCAAGTAGTAGTAGTAAAAACCCCCTTAAAAAGACAACTGAACAAGTATTTGGCGATAAACTTCATACTTATACAATTGTAGATGCAATAAACGATGGGAATGTATTACCATTTAGAATAGACTTCATAAATACAATTAAAGAGAAAGACAATATAAATGATACTAAGGTTCGTTCAATAGATATTGAAAGGGCTTTATTAGCCCCTGAAAGAATTAAAGAAGTTACAACCTATATTTTAGATCATTTTGACCAAAAAACTAAACGTAATAGTTTTTATTCATTAAAAGGTCAAAGGATTGCAGGGTTTAATTCTATCTTTGCTGTAGATTCGATACCTATGGCAATGAAATATTACACCGAATTTAAACGTCAATTAAAAGAAAGAAATAGAGATTTAATTGTTGCTACTATTTTCAGTTTTAGTCCTAATGAAGATGATCCAGAGGATATTTTCCCTGATGAAGAATTTGAAACTGATAAGCTTGATTCATCTGCAAGGGAATTCTTAGAGTCTGTTATTTCCGATTACAACAAGATATTTAACACTAATTTTGATACTTCAGCAGATAAATTTCAAAACTATTATAAAGACCTCTCCCAAAGGGTTAAAAACCGTGAAGTAGACTTATTGATAGTAGTTAATATGTTTTTAACTGGTTTTGATGCTACTACACTTAACACCCTTTGGGTAGATAAAAACTTAAAATATCACGGATTAATTCAAGCCTTTTCGAGAACAAACAGAATATTAAACTCTGTGAAAACTTATGGAAATATTGTTTGTTTTAGAGATTTAAAACAAGCAACCGATGATGCTATTGCACTTTTCGGCGATAAGAATGCCGGTGGTGTTGTTTTATTAAAAACCTTTAACGATTATTACAACGGCTATGACGAAAATGGCAAATACTATCCTGGATATACTGAATTAATAGCTAGATTACAAAAAGATTATCCATTAGGAAAAGCAATAATTGGTGAAGAAGCTCAAAAGGAATTTATAAAACTATTTGGTTCTATACTTCGTATTAGAAACATATTAACTGCTTTTGATGATTTTGAAGGTAAAGAAATTCTAAATGAACGTGATTTCCAAGATTACCAAAGTGTATATATTGACCTTTACCAAGTTTTCAGAAAAGATGAAAGGGCTAATAAAGAAAATATTAATGATGATATTGAATTTGAGATTGAGTTGATAAAACAAATTGAAGTAAATATTGATTATATACTAATGTTAGTTGCAAAATATTATGAATCTAACTGTACTGATAAAAACATACTTGTTTCTATTGATAAAGCTGTTAACTCAAGTATAGAACTTAGAAGTAAAAAGGAATTAATAGATAAATTTATTAACACTATAAACCTAACCACTAATATAGACGATGATTGGCGTAAATTTATCTTGAATCAAAAAGAAATTGATTTAGAAAATATTATTAAAGAAGAGCGATTAAAACCAGATGAGACAAGAAAATTTATTGAAGGTTCTTTCAGAGACGGTATTTTAAAAACTACTGGAACAAGTATCGATAAGATTTTACCACCCATTTCCCGCTTTGGTAATAATAACAGATTAGCTAAAAAACAGTTTGTCATTGAAAAATTAATATCTTTCTTTGATAAGTATTTTGGGTTAGTGTAA
- a CDS encoding type I restriction-modification system subunit M, whose protein sequence is MIDNKKEQERAELYRTIWNIANDLRGSVDGWDFKQYVLGFLFYRYISENITAYINEGEWEVGNKDFDYAKLSDEEAEQAREDIIPSKGFFILPSELFENVLRRAADDENLNETLAKIFKNIESSAQGTENEDNFKGLFDDLDLNSNKLGSTVAKRNETLVKILNGIASMQLGDYKDSSIDTFGDAYEFLMAMYASNAGKSGGEFFTPQEVSELLARIALVGKTEVNKVYDPACGSGSLLLKFAKILGKDNVRQGFFGQEINITTYNLCRINMFLHDIDYNKFNIGHGNTLTEPLHWDDEPFEAIVSNPPYSVKWDGDSNPLLINDPRFSPAGVLAPKSKADLAFIMHSLSWLATNGTAAIVCFPGVLYRGGAEQKIRKYLVENNFIDCIIQLPDNLFFGTSIATCIMVLKKSKSDNNILFIDASNEFVKVTKNNKLSQDNIEKILNAYIDRKDVKHFTKLVPKEEIEKQDYNLSVSTYVEKEDTREKIDIVALNAEIKEIVERQKKLREEINKIISEIEVAE, encoded by the coding sequence ATGATTGATAACAAAAAAGAACAAGAAAGAGCAGAATTATATCGCACAATATGGAATATAGCTAATGATCTCCGTGGAAGTGTAGATGGTTGGGACTTTAAACAATATGTCCTTGGATTCTTATTCTACCGTTATATTTCTGAAAATATAACTGCCTATATAAATGAAGGAGAATGGGAAGTTGGTAATAAAGATTTTGATTACGCTAAATTATCAGATGAAGAAGCTGAACAAGCACGGGAAGATATAATTCCATCAAAAGGATTTTTTATTTTGCCAAGTGAACTATTCGAAAATGTCCTTCGCCGTGCAGCTGATGATGAAAATCTAAATGAAACCCTTGCCAAAATATTTAAAAACATTGAATCATCGGCTCAAGGAACAGAAAATGAAGATAACTTTAAAGGATTATTTGATGATCTCGATTTAAATAGCAATAAATTAGGTTCAACGGTAGCAAAACGAAATGAAACATTGGTTAAGATTTTAAATGGTATAGCGAGTATGCAACTTGGCGATTATAAGGATAGTTCTATTGACACCTTCGGTGATGCTTATGAATTCTTAATGGCAATGTATGCTTCAAATGCCGGTAAAAGTGGTGGTGAATTTTTCACCCCTCAAGAAGTATCGGAATTATTAGCACGAATCGCTTTAGTAGGCAAAACAGAAGTTAATAAAGTTTATGACCCGGCATGTGGTTCTGGTTCTTTGCTTTTAAAATTTGCCAAAATATTAGGTAAAGATAATGTTCGCCAAGGTTTCTTTGGACAAGAAATTAATATTACTACTTATAACCTTTGCAGGATCAATATGTTTTTACATGACATTGACTATAATAAATTTAATATTGGTCACGGAAACACATTAACTGAACCCCTACATTGGGATGATGAACCTTTTGAAGCTATAGTTTCAAACCCTCCTTATTCTGTTAAATGGGATGGAGATAGTAATCCTTTACTAATAAATGACCCTCGTTTTTCACCTGCAGGAGTTCTTGCTCCTAAATCTAAAGCAGACCTTGCATTTATAATGCATAGCCTTTCTTGGTTAGCTACCAATGGAACAGCAGCAATAGTATGCTTCCCAGGTGTTTTATATCGTGGCGGAGCTGAACAAAAAATAAGAAAGTATTTAGTTGAAAATAACTTTATAGATTGTATTATTCAATTACCTGACAACCTATTTTTTGGAACAAGTATAGCAACTTGTATTATGGTATTAAAAAAATCAAAATCCGATAACAATATTTTATTTATAGATGCTTCCAATGAATTTGTTAAAGTTACAAAAAATAATAAGCTTTCTCAAGATAACATCGAAAAAATACTAAATGCTTATATAGACAGAAAAGATGTAAAACATTTTACTAAACTTGTACCAAAAGAAGAAATTGAAAAACAAGATTATAACCTTTCAGTATCTACATATGTAGAAAAAGAAGATACAAGAGAAAAGATAGATATTGTCGCTCTTAATGCTGAAATAAAAGAAATAGTTGAAAGACAAAAGAAATTAAGGGAAGAAATTAATAAGATTATTTCAGAGATTGAGGTGGCAGAGTAA
- a CDS encoding restriction endonuclease subunit S: MSKLEELINELCPDGVEYKELGEICNFKKGESITKKQLNEGDYPVIAGGRTPAYYIDKFNKSGETIAVSSSGAFAGFVSYWNIPVFISDAFTIEPKTDNLLVKYLFYSLVNKQQVIYSMQKGGGVPHVYSKDVARLVIPLPPLPVQQEIVRILDKFTELTAELTAELEARKKQYEYYREKLLTFDLSLLSENQMSKLIRELCPDGVEYKKLGDIIFETKERNKQCIYDKVYSVTNNGILVPTSEYFDRQITSEDTSNYKVVHNGMFVYNPSRINIGSIAWLKENEPVIVSPMYIVFGINIEKVSQEYLMYYLRSNVGIHKINNKVEPGARFRLPIESLSKITIPLPPLLVQQEIVRILDKFTELTAELTAELEARKKQYEYYRDKLLSFKPLPSKN; encoded by the coding sequence ATGAGCAAATTGGAAGAATTAATAAATGAATTGTGTCCTGATGGGGTGGAGTATAAAGAGTTAGGGGAAATTTGTAATTTTAAAAAAGGAGAATCAATAACAAAAAAACAATTAAACGAAGGAGATTATCCCGTCATTGCTGGTGGAAGAACACCTGCTTATTATATTGATAAGTTTAATAAAAGTGGTGAGACAATTGCTGTTTCAAGTAGTGGTGCATTTGCAGGTTTTGTGTCTTACTGGAATATCCCCGTTTTTATATCTGACGCATTTACAATCGAACCAAAAACAGATAACTTATTAGTAAAATATTTATTTTACTCTTTAGTTAATAAACAACAAGTCATATATAGTATGCAAAAGGGCGGAGGAGTCCCACATGTTTACTCAAAAGATGTAGCAAGATTAGTTATCCCACTTCCCCCACTACCAGTCCAGCAGGAAATAGTTCGCATATTAGACAAGTTTACTGAACTTACTGCTGAACTTACTGCTGAACTTGAAGCAAGAAAAAAGCAGTATGAGTATTATAGGGAGAAGTTATTAACTTTTGATTTATCTTTGCTAAGTGAAAATCAAATGAGCAAATTAATAAGAGAATTGTGTCCTGATGGGGTGGAGTATAAAAAGTTAGGAGATATTATTTTTGAAACAAAAGAACGGAACAAACAATGTATATACGATAAAGTATATAGCGTTACCAACAACGGAATTCTTGTACCAACATCAGAATATTTTGATAGACAAATTACAAGTGAAGATACATCAAATTATAAAGTTGTTCATAATGGTATGTTCGTGTATAATCCTTCTCGAATAAATATTGGTTCTATTGCATGGTTAAAAGAAAATGAACCCGTTATTGTAAGCCCTATGTATATTGTATTTGGTATTAATATAGAAAAAGTTTCTCAAGAATATCTTATGTACTATCTTAGATCTAACGTGGGTATTCATAAAATTAATAATAAAGTTGAACCTGGCGCACGTTTTAGATTACCTATTGAATCATTGTCTAAAATCACAATTCCCCTTCCCCCACTACTAGTCCAGCAGGAAATAGTTCGCATATTAGACAAGTTTACTGAACTTACTGCTGAACTTACTGCTGAACTTGAAGCAAGAAAAAAACAATATGAATATTATAGAGACAAACTATTATCCTTTAAACCACTTCCATCAAAAAACTAG
- a CDS encoding YgiQ family radical SAM protein, which yields MNDFLPISKEDMEKRGWDSLDFIIVSGDAYVDHPSFGVAIIGRVLESKGFKVGIIPQPNWNSIEDFKRLGKPNLAFLVSSGNIDSMVNHYTVAKKRRKTDQYSPGGKGFLRPDRATIVYSQKVREAYKDVPIIIGGVEASLRRLAHYDYWDNKVRRSILLDSKADLLIYGMAEKSMIEVAESLQSGIPIEQITFIKGTAYRTSDLSHLVDEEFLPSYEEISKSKIKYCKHFMLQYNNTDSITAKTLVEPYEKSKTYVVQNPPAPPLTTAELDWIYSLPFTKEYHPIYEKDGGVPALTEVKFSLVSSRGCFGGCSFCSLTFHQGRVIQPRSSQSIIAEAKKMVWDPDFKGYIHDVGGPTANFRKRACKKQEKQGVCNNKQCLYPTPCKNLEIDHSEYLKLLRELRSLPNVKKVFIRSGIRYDYLIYDKNDEFFKELCEHHVSGQLKVAPEHISPRVLEKMGKPGRDIYEKFVDKYYRINEKLGKNQFLVPYLMSSHPGSDLQAAIELAEYLRDINYHPEQVQDFYPTPGTLSTCMYYTELDPRTLKPVYVPKDPKEKGMQRALLQYKNPKNYDLVYQALIKANRKDLIGYGKKCLIKPKIKGAPLSKDPDRNSKKKDSKGKGRPVNKRKNT from the coding sequence ATGAATGATTTTTTACCTATTTCAAAAGAAGATATGGAAAAACGGGGTTGGGATTCCCTAGATTTTATCATTGTAAGTGGTGATGCCTATGTCGATCACCCCTCCTTTGGAGTTGCCATCATTGGTAGGGTATTAGAAAGTAAAGGGTTTAAAGTTGGCATTATACCCCAACCTAATTGGAATAGTATCGAAGATTTTAAAAGATTAGGGAAACCTAATTTAGCCTTCTTAGTTTCCAGTGGTAATATTGATTCAATGGTTAACCACTACACCGTTGCTAAAAAAAGGAGAAAAACCGATCAGTATTCCCCGGGAGGTAAAGGTTTTTTAAGACCAGACCGGGCTACAATAGTTTATTCCCAAAAAGTAAGGGAAGCATATAAAGATGTTCCCATTATTATTGGTGGAGTGGAAGCTAGTTTAAGGCGTTTAGCCCACTATGATTATTGGGATAACAAGGTTAGACGTTCCATATTATTGGATTCTAAAGCAGATCTATTGATTTATGGTATGGCTGAGAAATCTATGATTGAAGTTGCGGAAAGTTTACAAAGTGGGATTCCCATTGAACAAATAACTTTTATCAAAGGAACGGCATATAGAACATCGGATTTGTCCCATTTAGTAGATGAAGAATTTTTACCTTCCTATGAAGAAATCTCAAAATCCAAAATAAAGTATTGTAAACACTTTATGCTCCAATACAACAATACTGATAGTATAACAGCTAAAACTTTAGTAGAGCCTTATGAAAAAAGTAAAACTTATGTCGTTCAAAATCCCCCTGCTCCTCCTTTAACAACAGCTGAACTAGATTGGATTTATTCCCTTCCCTTTACAAAGGAATATCACCCAATTTATGAAAAAGATGGAGGTGTTCCCGCCTTAACAGAAGTAAAATTCAGCTTAGTAAGCAGCCGTGGTTGTTTTGGTGGTTGTAGTTTCTGTTCCCTCACCTTCCATCAAGGGAGGGTTATTCAACCTAGAAGCAGCCAATCTATTATAGCTGAAGCTAAAAAAATGGTTTGGGACCCTGATTTTAAAGGATATATCCACGATGTAGGAGGACCTACGGCAAATTTCCGAAAACGGGCCTGTAAAAAACAAGAAAAACAGGGAGTTTGTAATAACAAGCAATGCCTCTATCCTACCCCCTGCAAAAACTTAGAAATAGATCATAGTGAATATTTGAAATTGTTAAGGGAACTTAGATCTCTACCAAATGTAAAAAAAGTGTTTATCCGTTCTGGTATCAGATATGACTATCTCATCTATGATAAAAATGATGAATTCTTCAAAGAGCTATGTGAACACCATGTCTCAGGGCAGCTTAAAGTTGCTCCAGAACATATATCTCCAAGGGTTTTAGAAAAGATGGGTAAACCAGGTAGAGATATTTACGAAAAGTTTGTCGATAAATACTATCGGATTAACGAAAAGTTAGGTAAAAATCAATTTTTAGTTCCTTATTTAATGTCTTCCCATCCCGGCTCAGACCTTCAGGCAGCCATAGAGTTAGCTGAGTATTTACGGGATATCAACTATCATCCAGAGCAAGTACAAGACTTTTATCCAACACCGGGAACCCTCTCCACTTGTATGTATTATACCGAATTAGATCCTAGGACTTTAAAGCCGGTCTATGTTCCCAAAGATCCTAAGGAAAAAGGGATGCAGCGGGCTTTGCTGCAATATAAAAATCCTAAGAACTATGATTTGGTATACCAAGCTCTAATTAAGGCAAACCGGAAAGACTTAATTGGTTATGGCAAGAAATGTTTAATAAAACCCAAAATAAAGGGTGCTCCCTTAAGTAAGGATCCGGACAGAAATTCTAAAAAGAAAGATTCAAAAGGAAAGGGTAGGCCGGTAAATAAAAGGAAAAATACTTAA
- a CDS encoding DUF1622 domain-containing protein, translating to MHALYEVLHHLVLELTMLLILLLELLGAGVIIYVGLVALIKFFTLKFCQSSTEIRIRFGRGIAMGLQFYLAAEILRLITIREYKDLAIVGAIIILHVIVSVLVSWEVHHSIKMIKEEEELDEKSGLLPKLNKSKQCDM from the coding sequence ATGCATGCTCTATATGAGGTTTTGCATCATTTGGTCCTTGAACTAACAATGCTCCTTATTCTGCTTTTAGAATTATTAGGGGCAGGAGTTATTATCTATGTAGGACTAGTAGCTTTAATTAAATTTTTCACCTTGAAATTCTGTCAATCCTCTACGGAAATAAGAATTCGTTTTGGTAGAGGTATAGCTATGGGTTTACAATTTTACCTGGCAGCTGAGATATTGCGTTTGATCACCATAAGGGAATACAAAGACTTAGCTATCGTTGGTGCTATTATTATTTTACACGTCATTGTTTCTGTTTTAGTTAGCTGGGAAGTACACCATAGTATTAAAATGATTAAAGAAGAAGAGGAACTTGATGAAAAATCAGGTTTACTACCAAAATTAAACAAAAGTAAGCAATGTGATATGTAG